AGTACATTAATGAAACACCCTTAAGCTTACAAAGAAGAGACCTACAATATCCAACAATAGGATCTAAATCTGCATCAAAATCAGTTCCATTTATTGAGTCCACTACTCCTAATGCATCATAAAAAATTAAAGCAGAATCTAAATGAAAATCCAAAGCCATGTTAATAGCCCATTGAATACCAAGGAGTTCCGCTGTAGCTGGGTTAGCAAAACTCGAAATTCTCTTACACGCCGCTAGAGCTATGTTTCCAGATGGCTCTTTGATGACACACCCCAAGGCGAGAACGCCATTGTCAAAACAGCAGACATCTGATTGAACACTCCAAAAACCTTTTGGAATAAGGCTCATCATATTTTTTGCTGTATAATCCTGCTCAGACATTCTAGAAACATTGAAATCTGCAGCTGCTTCTTCAATTTCCTGCGCTATAACCTGCGGCCTCGGGCTCTTCTGGTTGAAGACTATTTCATTTCTAGCACTCCAGATTTTCCACAgaccaaacccaataatttgaaCCAGCTTTTTCTCCTTTGATTTTAAAACATCCCGCAGCCATACAGTTAACTCACCAGCATTCGGCAGTCGCACCCCAAGCAGAGGGGAAAATAAAACTCTCTTTGAAAATTCACATTGGAGGAAAATGTGCCTGATAGACTCAGGAAAACAATGGCAGAAAGGGCAAAGAGTATCGAGATTTATACCTTTTTTTTTTCCATAATACACTTTGTCGGAATAACATTGTTGAGTAGCCTCCAAATGAAGTTTTTAGTTTTTTCCAACAGATGTGCTTTCCAAAGGTATTTCCAGACCTCACCATCTTGTATAAAGGAGGACTCAGCTTTTGGATGATGCTGCAATCTTTTTGCAAGATGGTAGCCAGATTTAACAGAGTATTCTCCATCCCTTTCATAGTGTCGGATGTGTTTATCTTCCAGGGCTCTAGTTGAGATAGGAATGCTTGCTATATGATCCACTTCATATGAAGCAAAATTGTCTCTAAGAGTCTCCATATTCCACTTTGCAAGATTACCATCGATAAGACTAGAAACCTTCGTATGTGGCTCCAGAGAGTTGTTCGTCGTGAACGACTTGAAACCTGGGATAGAAGGAATCCAATTATCACTCATAATGTTGATACTCTCACCATTTCCTATGCGCCATCTCGTCCCGCTAAGAACCAAATCTTTTACGCTGAAAATGCTGCGCCAAGCATAGCTTGGTTTGAAACCTAAGCCTGCTTCAGAAATGCTACTCCTGGGGTAGTATCTCCCTTTGAAAAATCTTTCAAAAAGGGAGCCATCACTCTGTAATAACC
Above is a genomic segment from Vicia villosa cultivar HV-30 ecotype Madison, WI unplaced genomic scaffold, Vvil1.0 ctg.002755F_1_1, whole genome shotgun sequence containing:
- the LOC131639755 gene encoding uncharacterized protein LOC131639755 codes for the protein MLDKFWGMTLIKRCMTTVSYKVLINGMLRNAAVTKEIHGVQPHFSRANEVEAAKILEILDKYQCASGQVVNFEKSEVSFSNNLSPNMKEIIRKSIGIIIYEFGRTINDLPLLGKEGRHASYSYVQCVSGKTNHTTGFADPKIGGLGGFRSWLWKKENRKKIPQSDGSLFERFFKGRYYPRSSISEAGLGFKPSYAWRSIFSVKDLVLSGTRWRIGNGESINIMSDNWIPSIPGFKSFTTNNSLEPHTKVSSLIDGNLAKWNMETLRDNFASYEVDHIASIPISTRALEDKHIRHYERDGEYSVKSGYHLAKRLQHHPKAESSFIQDGEVWKYLWKAHLLEKTKNFIWRLLNNVIPTKCIMEKKKRVLFSPLLGVRLPNAGELTVWLRDVLKSKEKKLVQIIGFGLWKIWSARNEIVFNQKSPRPQVIAQEIEEAAADFNVSRMSEQDYTAKNMMSLIPKGFWSVQSDVCCFDNGVLALGCVIKEPSGNIALAACKRISSFANPATAELLGIQWAINMALDFHLDSALIFYDALGVVDSINGTDFDADLDPIVGYCRSLLCKLKGVSLMYLNRAFNTDTHLLVRVGRVLGNKTWVGFLPYVESIDVLLAPLAPC